GTGCCAAGCGAATAAAATTTTCTAACAATATAAGATTTTTTATTATTCCCAGTTATAAATATTAGGATTAAAATAATAAATATTAACGCTATTATTATAATTAAGACATTGTCAATAATAAGCATTCTATTAGCCTCCTTATAATATCTTAATTTCAAACTTAATTAGCCTTGCAATATCCATAATATATCATGAATGTTAAATTAAGATTAAAATTCGGTTAAAGTTCACTTCTAATTAATAGATAAACTTAATTAATTACTATGCATTTATAATAACAAATAATTATGTATCAACTATCAAATGATTATGTTATTTTTGTGTTATTTTTGATTTTTCTAAAACCTTTACGCAAAAAAAACTACTGAAATATATATAAATATATTTCAGTAGTTCACTTTTTAGTTTCCATTTTCAATAAAATCATTATCCTTTTACTCCACCTACCGTTAGTCCTCTTACTATCTTCTTTGATAAAAAAATAAATGCTATCATTATAGGTACAATAGAAATCGCAACCCCTGTGAAAACTGCACCATATTCTGTCTTATATGTTCCTCTAGCGAGCATTACCATTATTGGAAGTGTAAATTTATTAGGATCAAATAACAATATAAGAGGTATTAAGAAATTATTCCAAGTTTGAATAAATGTGAATATAGACATTGTAGCAACACTTGGGAATATTAAAGGTAATACTATCCTATTAAATATTTTAAGCTCCGTGCACCCATCTATTCTAGCAGCTTCTATAAGTGACCTGCTTATTGCACCATCTGTATATCCTTTAATAAAGAATACCGATGCTGGAGTTGCTATAGCTGGTATTATTAAAGGCCAATATGAATCGAGTAAGCCAAGTTTTTTTACTAATTGAAATAATCCTATCATACCTAATTGTGTAGGTATCATCATTGTACCCAGTAGTACCCAAAATAAAATTTTATTTCCTTTAAATCTAAATTTCGAGAAACCATATGCAGTTAATGCACTAAAATAACCACTTACTGCTGTAACTGCAATTGCTATAACTATACTATTTAGTAGACCATTCCATATAGGTTGACTTTCTAGTAATCTATGATAATTTGCAATTAATGCAGTGCCTGGTCTTAAAGACAAGGTTGTAGCGATTTCACCATTAGTATGAGTAGCATTAATTATCATTATAAAAAATGGTAAAAAACATAATATGGCAAGCGCTATAAGCGCTATATACAAAACCGTTTTACTAATGATTTCGCCTATTTCTTTACTATCATTTTTTAACACATTATTATGTTCCATCTCTACCCCCTTTATTCGTAATCATCAGCATTTCTATTTATAAATTTGAATGATAATATTGCAAATACAAGTATTATTACAAATAATGCATACCCTACAGCAGCACCATATCCATAGTTATTATTTACAAATGCAGTTCTATAAAGATACATTACCATTGTCGTAGTTGCATTATTAGGATCTCCAGCCCCTTGTGATAACGCATATGGTATATCAAAAGATTGCATTCCTCCAATTAATGATGTTATAACAGAAAATAATATCGTTGGCCTTAATAAAGGAATTGTTATTGACCAAAACCTTTGTGTTTTAGATGCACCATCAACAGTTGCAGCTTCATAAAGTTCTTCAGGAATATTCTTGATTCCAGCCATAAATATTATCATGCTATATCCAAACCACATCCAAAATGAAGTAAGTGACACTATGCCTCTAGAGTAATTTTCGCTCATAAGAAAGTTTATTGGTTCTTTTATTAGATGAATATTCATCAATATTTTATTTACTGATCCTGCTTGCCAATCAAATAAAAACGCAAATAATATACCAATTGATGTTGCAGTAACTAGATTGGGAAAGAAATATACTGCTCTAAAAATATCTTTACCTTTTAATCTTGCTTCATTAAATACTACGGCTAATATTAACGCTAAAACCAATTGAGGAATACCCCCACATAACCACATAATCCAGGTATTAGCTATGGACTTTAAAAAAACAGGATCTGCAAATAATCTTGAGTAATTTGCAAGACCTACAAATTTAATGTTTTTTGACATGCCGTCCCATTTAATAAAACTAACATATAATGAATAAATCATAGGATACAATTGAAAAATAAGAAATGTTATAAAAAATGGAGCGATAAATAACAATCCATACTTCTCTCTATTTATTTTACCTTTAACCAAAGTGACACCCCCCTATTTTTAAATTAGCCTTATTTACTAAAAAACAGTTAATAAGGCTAATTACTATTTACTTTTACATGTCATCTAACTAATCTACTTTAATATCCGGATATGCATTTACTACATCAGCTTTAAATTTTTTAAGAAAATCCTCTTTTGAAGCTGTTTTACCTATTATTAATAAATCTATTTGTTTATTCCAAGCATTGTTAATTGTATCGTCATATTGTGTAAACAATTTACCATCAATGCCTTTAACAAGTTCCGTGTATACTTTATATACATTTTCACCTTTCAAGTATGCATTATTTCCTGCATCTGTACTTGATAATTTAGCTTGAACATCTACGTTATTCATGAAGTCACCTTTATCTTTTGCCTGTGCTTCCATAAAATCTGTATTTGTAGTTATATACTTAACAAACTGCCAAGCATTATCTTTTTGTGTACTCTTGCTAGATACTCCAAGCCAAGTTCCACCCCAATAGTATGGTGTTGGAGCTTTTACGAATGCATAATTGCCTGTTTCTTTTGGAGCATTTATTCCTAAAGTAAAAGGAAGTCCCCAAGTTGGAAGCATATATCCAAATGTTGTTTTATCTGACATAGATCCAGTCCATGCTGGTGTCCATTGAGTAAACTTAGCATCTAAACCTTCTTTTCTAATTTTAGTTGCTTGATCGATATAATCCATCATTTTAGCATCGATAGTTAACTTACTATCTTTTACCCACCCTTGCGTACGGCTACCAATAGCTACATTAACTAATTCATTATATCCAGCTAATAACTTAACTGATCCATTACTCTTCGTTTTAAGAGTCTCTCCTAATTTGATAAAGTCCTCTGTTGTTGTCATCATTTTTTGAATAGCAGCAGGGTCATCTGTTCCAAGATACTGTTTAGCTATACTTCTCTTATAGAAGAATCCACCTGGTGTTGCCTGCCAAGTTAAAGCTCTAATTGATTTATCTCCTTCATTACGTCCTAGTTCTACAGTATACGGTACCATTTTACTTGTAAGTGTCTCTGCATTATAAGGCGCCTTTGTCAAATCCTCATAAAAGTCTAAATTTGTAAATTTTTTCACATAAGCAGATTCTGCTAAAAAAACATCCGGTCCGCCAACGCCAGCACTCATTGTAGAAGATATCTTAGTTACATATGCACTATTATCATTTGGTATTGAAACAAGTTGAACTTTAAGATTTGGATAAACTTTGTTAAACTTAGCTATAATACCTAAATCCTTAAGTTCAGTATTCCATGACCATATCTTTATAGTTCCCGTATAGTCCGCTGGTGCTTTAGCCGCCCCTGTAGTTGCTGCTTTTGAGCCTGAATCTGTTTTTGTAGCCGTACTTGATCCACAACCAGCTAACATTGAAGTAGCCATTATTGTTGATAAAGTTAACAATGCAAATTTCTTCAAATAATTTTTTTTCATTATTGTCCCCCCCCTTAAATCTTTTATCTATTAATAAATAACATTCATAAAAAGAATATTATAATATCAACCAAACTCTAATAAACTCGTGTTTAATATGGATTAATCATCTCCTGGGTCGCTGCATATAAACTAATTTATTTTAGAGCCTTACATGAATTTCTTTCAATCAAGTCAATAGGTAACGTATAATTTGCTGAAAAATTTGAATTACTCTCGATTGATGTTATTAGAGTATTTGTTGCAATTGATGCCATTTCAAGAAGTTTCATCCTTACAGTTGTAAGCGCTGGATTTATATATCTTGCAACCTCTATGTCGTCAAATCCAACTATAGATATATCTTCTGGAACATTTAGATTCGCTTCTTCAATAGCTTGTATAGCTCCTATTGCCATCATATCATTTCCACAAAATATTGCAGTAGGTATTTCCTTTTGGAGAAGTTTTTTTGTAGCATTATATCCTCCATTGATTGTAAAATCGCCTTTAACAATTAAATTACTTTTTACAGCAATCCCGGCATCTGTTAATGCGTTTTTATAAGCATTAAATCTTTCTATACCTGATAAGTTTTCAGATATTCCTACTATATGTGCAATATTCGAATGCCCAAGTCCAATTAAATAATTAGTAGCTTTGTATGCACCGTAGTAGTTATCAGCATTTACAATTATACATTTATTATAAACTTCTTCATCTGATTTCACTGCTTGATCTAATAATGCAACCCTACAACCAGAATTTATAATTTCTTTTATTTCTGGCTCTCCATTTTTTTCTCCTATAAATATTCCACCAGACACCGTCTTATTATAGAAAATTTCTTTAACTTTTTTATAATCCTTTTGTTTACTTACTATAGAAACAAGTACGTTATAACCCATTTTGCTTGCATTTTCGATGACCGATCCAGTAAATGGTGTAAAGTAAGAACTACTAGTAACTTGCTTGCCATTAGTATCCGTTTTCATATCAATTATAAAAAGACCAATTATTCTGTTTTTAACCCCAGCAAGCATTCTAGCAGATGCATGTGGTACATAATTATTTTCTTTTATTATCTGCTGAATCTTTTTTCTAGTTTCGTCTGGAACATTATCATAATTGTTAAT
This window of the Clostridium estertheticum genome carries:
- a CDS encoding carbohydrate ABC transporter permease translates to MEHNNVLKNDSKEIGEIISKTVLYIALIALAILCFLPFFIMIINATHTNGEIATTLSLRPGTALIANYHRLLESQPIWNGLLNSIVIAIAVTAVSGYFSALTAYGFSKFRFKGNKILFWVLLGTMMIPTQLGMIGLFQLVKKLGLLDSYWPLIIPAIATPASVFFIKGYTDGAISRSLIEAARIDGCTELKIFNRIVLPLIFPSVATMSIFTFIQTWNNFLIPLILLFDPNKFTLPIMVMLARGTYKTEYGAVFTGVAISIVPIMIAFIFLSKKIVRGLTVGGVKG
- a CDS encoding carbohydrate ABC transporter permease, with the translated sequence MVKGKINREKYGLLFIAPFFITFLIFQLYPMIYSLYVSFIKWDGMSKNIKFVGLANYSRLFADPVFLKSIANTWIMWLCGGIPQLVLALILAVVFNEARLKGKDIFRAVYFFPNLVTATSIGILFAFLFDWQAGSVNKILMNIHLIKEPINFLMSENYSRGIVSLTSFWMWFGYSMIIFMAGIKNIPEELYEAATVDGASKTQRFWSITIPLLRPTILFSVITSLIGGMQSFDIPYALSQGAGDPNNATTTMVMYLYRTAFVNNNYGYGAAVGYALFVIILVFAILSFKFINRNADDYE
- a CDS encoding ABC transporter substrate-binding protein, yielding MKKNYLKKFALLTLSTIMATSMLAGCGSSTATKTDSGSKAATTGAAKAPADYTGTIKIWSWNTELKDLGIIAKFNKVYPNLKVQLVSIPNDNSAYVTKISSTMSAGVGGPDVFLAESAYVKKFTNLDFYEDLTKAPYNAETLTSKMVPYTVELGRNEGDKSIRALTWQATPGGFFYKRSIAKQYLGTDDPAAIQKMMTTTEDFIKLGETLKTKSNGSVKLLAGYNELVNVAIGSRTQGWVKDSKLTIDAKMMDYIDQATKIRKEGLDAKFTQWTPAWTGSMSDKTTFGYMLPTWGLPFTLGINAPKETGNYAFVKAPTPYYWGGTWLGVSSKSTQKDNAWQFVKYITTNTDFMEAQAKDKGDFMNNVDVQAKLSSTDAGNNAYLKGENVYKVYTELVKGIDGKLFTQYDDTINNAWNKQIDLLIIGKTASKEDFLKKFKADVVNAYPDIKVD
- a CDS encoding LacI family DNA-binding transcriptional regulator — translated: MNSIDIAKIAGVSRSTVSRVINNYDNVPDETRKKIQQIIKENNYVPHASARMLAGVKNRIIGLFIIDMKTDTNGKQVTSSSYFTPFTGSVIENASKMGYNVLVSIVSKQKDYKKVKEIFYNKTVSGGIFIGEKNGEPEIKEIINSGCRVALLDQAVKSDEEVYNKCIIVNADNYYGAYKATNYLIGLGHSNIAHIVGISENLSGIERFNAYKNALTDAGIAVKSNLIVKGDFTINGGYNATKKLLQKEIPTAIFCGNDMMAIGAIQAIEEANLNVPEDISIVGFDDIEVARYINPALTTVRMKLLEMASIATNTLITSIESNSNFSANYTLPIDLIERNSCKALK